The Odocoileus virginianus isolate 20LAN1187 ecotype Illinois chromosome 12, Ovbor_1.2, whole genome shotgun sequence genome has a segment encoding these proteins:
- the TPST2 gene encoding protein-tyrosine sulfotransferase 2 isoform X1 gives MSPALPSSTRAQLVDRPGEQPRAAEPRDECVQGRCERRAAPARLPLKRAPRPGPSMRLSVRRALLAAGLALALVLAVHLGQRVLECRAVLGGPRGPRRTMRPEQEDLVMVGADHVEYRYGKAMPLIFVGGVPRSGTTLMRAMLDAHPEVRCGEETRIIPRVLAMRQAWSKSGREKLRLDEAGVTDEVLDAAMQAFILEVIAKHGEPARVLCNKDPFTLKSSVYLARLFPNSKFLLMVRDGRASVHSMITRKVTIAGFDLSSYRDCLTKWNKAIEVMYAQCMEVGKDKCLPVYYEQLVLHPRRSLKVILDFLGIAWSDAVLHHEDLIGKPGGVSLSKIERSTDQVIKPVNLEALSKWTGHIPGDVLRDMAQIAPMLARLGYDPYANPPNYGNPDPIVINNTHRVLKGDYKTPANLKGYFQVNPNSTSSHLGSS, from the exons GGCTCAGCTGGTGGACCGTCCTGGTGAGCAGCCACGAGCAGCAGAGCCCAGGGATGAGTGTGTCCAGGGAAG ATGTGAGCGCCGCGCGGCTCCCGCCCGCCTGCCCCTGAagcgcgccccccgccccgggcccagCATGCGCCTGTCCGTGCGGAGGGCGCTGCTGGCAGCcggcctggccctggccctggtgCTGGCTGTCCACCTGGGGCAGCGGGTGCTGGAGTGCCGGGCGGTGCTGGGGGGCCCGCGGGGCCCCCGGCGGACCATGCGGCCCGAGCAGGAGGACCTGGTGATGGTGGGCGCGGACCACGTGGAGTACCGCTACGGCAAGGCCATGCCGCTCATCTTCGTCGGGGGCGTGCCCCGGAGCGGCACCACGCTGATGCGGGCCATGCTGGACGCGCACCCCGAGGTGCGCTGCGGCGAGGAGACCCGTATCATCCCGCGCGTGCTGGCCATGCGCCAGGCCTGGTCCAAGTCGGGCCGGGAGAAGCTGCGGCTGGACGAGGCGGGCGTGACGGACGAGGTGCTGGACGCCGCCATGCAGGCCTTCATCCTGGAGGTGATCGCCAAGCACGGGGAGCCGGCCCGCGTCCTCTGCAACAAGGACCCCTTCACGCTCAAGTCTTCCGTCTACCTGGCGCGCCTCTTCCCCAACTCCAAGTTCCTGCTCATGGTGCGCGACGGCCGGGCCTCCGTGCACTCCATGATCACCCGCAAGGTCACCATCGCTGGCTTCGACCTCAGCAGCTACCGCGACTGCCTCACCAAGTGGAACAAGGCCATCGAGGTGATGTACGCGCAGTGCATGGAGGTGGGCAAGGACAAGTGCCTGCCCGTGTACTACGAGCAGCTGGTGCTGCACCCCCGGCGCTCCCTCAAGGTCATCCTCGACTTCCTGGGCATCGCCTGGAGTGACGCTGTCCTCCACCATGAGGACCTCATCGGCAAGCCGGGCGGCGTCTCTCTGTCCAA GATTGAACGGTCCACAGACCAGGTCATCAAGCCCGTGAACCTGGAAGCCCTCTCCAAGTGGACTGGCCACATCCCTGGGGATGTGTTGAGGGACATGGCCCAGATTGCCCCTATGCTGGCCCGGCTCGGCTATGACCCCTATGCAAACCCGCCCAACTACGGCAACCCCGACCCCATCGTCATCAACAACACACACCGG gTCTTGAAAGGGGACTATAAAACACCAGCCAATCTGAAAGGCTATTTTCAG
- the TPST2 gene encoding protein-tyrosine sulfotransferase 2 isoform X2 gives MRLSVRRALLAAGLALALVLAVHLGQRVLECRAVLGGPRGPRRTMRPEQEDLVMVGADHVEYRYGKAMPLIFVGGVPRSGTTLMRAMLDAHPEVRCGEETRIIPRVLAMRQAWSKSGREKLRLDEAGVTDEVLDAAMQAFILEVIAKHGEPARVLCNKDPFTLKSSVYLARLFPNSKFLLMVRDGRASVHSMITRKVTIAGFDLSSYRDCLTKWNKAIEVMYAQCMEVGKDKCLPVYYEQLVLHPRRSLKVILDFLGIAWSDAVLHHEDLIGKPGGVSLSKIERSTDQVIKPVNLEALSKWTGHIPGDVLRDMAQIAPMLARLGYDPYANPPNYGNPDPIVINNTHRVLKGDYKTPANLKGYFQVNPNSTSSHLGSS, from the exons ATGCGCCTGTCCGTGCGGAGGGCGCTGCTGGCAGCcggcctggccctggccctggtgCTGGCTGTCCACCTGGGGCAGCGGGTGCTGGAGTGCCGGGCGGTGCTGGGGGGCCCGCGGGGCCCCCGGCGGACCATGCGGCCCGAGCAGGAGGACCTGGTGATGGTGGGCGCGGACCACGTGGAGTACCGCTACGGCAAGGCCATGCCGCTCATCTTCGTCGGGGGCGTGCCCCGGAGCGGCACCACGCTGATGCGGGCCATGCTGGACGCGCACCCCGAGGTGCGCTGCGGCGAGGAGACCCGTATCATCCCGCGCGTGCTGGCCATGCGCCAGGCCTGGTCCAAGTCGGGCCGGGAGAAGCTGCGGCTGGACGAGGCGGGCGTGACGGACGAGGTGCTGGACGCCGCCATGCAGGCCTTCATCCTGGAGGTGATCGCCAAGCACGGGGAGCCGGCCCGCGTCCTCTGCAACAAGGACCCCTTCACGCTCAAGTCTTCCGTCTACCTGGCGCGCCTCTTCCCCAACTCCAAGTTCCTGCTCATGGTGCGCGACGGCCGGGCCTCCGTGCACTCCATGATCACCCGCAAGGTCACCATCGCTGGCTTCGACCTCAGCAGCTACCGCGACTGCCTCACCAAGTGGAACAAGGCCATCGAGGTGATGTACGCGCAGTGCATGGAGGTGGGCAAGGACAAGTGCCTGCCCGTGTACTACGAGCAGCTGGTGCTGCACCCCCGGCGCTCCCTCAAGGTCATCCTCGACTTCCTGGGCATCGCCTGGAGTGACGCTGTCCTCCACCATGAGGACCTCATCGGCAAGCCGGGCGGCGTCTCTCTGTCCAA GATTGAACGGTCCACAGACCAGGTCATCAAGCCCGTGAACCTGGAAGCCCTCTCCAAGTGGACTGGCCACATCCCTGGGGATGTGTTGAGGGACATGGCCCAGATTGCCCCTATGCTGGCCCGGCTCGGCTATGACCCCTATGCAAACCCGCCCAACTACGGCAACCCCGACCCCATCGTCATCAACAACACACACCGG gTCTTGAAAGGGGACTATAAAACACCAGCCAATCTGAAAGGCTATTTTCAG